From the Helicobacter mustelae genome, the window TTGGGATTGACTTCACCCTGCGGGCTGGGACACCTTTTCATATGCTCAATCGCAATCATGCAAAGACTTATGGCAACAAAGGCATCAATAATGTCGGTATCATGCTAAGCTTCACATTCTATGATTTTTCTATCTAAAAATCTCCCCTTTCAAACTCTTGGTGTAATTCTCTTCTCTCAGATGCTGGCATTTGCCTGTAGTGGAGATTGTGCCAGCTGCCACTATAGACTTGATTATGAAAATGACAAGCGCCACTCCCCCATGCTAGAATGCAAAAAATGTCACACCAAAGAAAAGATGGAAAAAATTAACATGGGCCCCACTTGTGGGCAGGATTGTTTTGTCTGCCATGATGTAAACAAGCTTAATGACAAGAAGCATGCTGCTGCCCACCGCGTGATTATGGAGTCTTGTATGTCCTGTCACAAAGATCTGGCAAAAGAAACCCTCCAAAAAAGCATCTTCAATCAAGGTGTCATCCAGCATAATTTTTTTCATCCTAAAGAAAAAAATAAACGCATCGAAAAAGGCCAGAGGGATTGATTTTTTGCTTGGAGGGGGTTTGAGCAGTGCGCAGAGTGAAGGGGTTGGTGGGTTTGAGAAATGCTGCAAATCTTGGAATTTGGAAGGAAATTGCGCGCGGGGTTTCTTTGGAATTTCTTTGGAGTGTGGTGGATTTTTGGGATTTGGCCGGAGGGCAGAAGAATCGAACT encodes:
- a CDS encoding cytochrome c3 family protein, which codes for MIFLSKNLPFQTLGVILFSQMLAFACSGDCASCHYRLDYENDKRHSPMLECKKCHTKEKMEKINMGPTCGQDCFVCHDVNKLNDKKHAAAHRVIMESCMSCHKDLAKETLQKSIFNQGVIQHNFFHPKEKNKRIEKGQRD